A genomic stretch from Desulfonatronospira thiodismutans ASO3-1 includes:
- a CDS encoding 2-oxoacid:acceptor oxidoreductase family protein produces the protein MSVYQDVIIAGFGGQGVMLMGNLLAVSAMHSGLHVTYIPVYGPEMRGGTANCTVVISDQEVGSPIVKSPGTLIAMNRPSMEKFQPRVKKGGTVVFNASQVEPGLADSSRLQARGVKANDIANDLGNPRLANMVALGAYVETTGIVSLQTVKDSLAQVIPERYHNLLPQNAQALEAGAGGIE, from the coding sequence ATGAGCGTGTACCAGGACGTAATAATCGCAGGTTTCGGGGGCCAGGGGGTGATGCTCATGGGCAACCTGCTGGCGGTTTCAGCCATGCATTCCGGACTGCATGTGACTTACATACCCGTATACGGTCCAGAAATGCGCGGCGGCACAGCCAACTGCACGGTGGTCATCTCGGATCAGGAAGTGGGTTCACCTATTGTCAAAAGCCCCGGCACCCTCATTGCCATGAACCGGCCTTCCATGGAAAAGTTTCAGCCCAGGGTGAAAAAGGGGGGCACAGTAGTGTTCAATGCTTCCCAGGTGGAGCCCGGACTTGCGGACTCAAGCCGCCTTCAGGCCAGGGGGGTAAAGGCCAACGACATCGCCAACGATCTGGGCAATCCCAGGCTGGCCAATATGGTGGCCCTGGGGGCATATGTCGAGACCACCGGTATAGTTTCTCTGCAGACAGTCAAGGACAGTCTTGCCCAGGTAATTCCCGAGAGGTACCACAACCTCCTGCCCCAGAATGCACAGGCCCTGGAGGCCGGGGCAGGGGGGATTGAATGA
- a CDS encoding thiamine pyrophosphate-dependent enzyme: protein MQEVLAYKSPDILADVPTHFCPGCHHGIVHKMLASGLEDAGLAQKSICVAAIGCGAFIYNYVLVDTLEAPHGRAPAVATGVKRSSPDSLVLVYQGDGDLASIGLAEIMHAANRGEKITVVYVNNTVYGMTGGQMAPTTMLGQKTTTTPLGRQSGSDGYPMQMTEIMSRLQGVSFAARVAVNNIKNLKKAKKALRRAFEVQEQGLGFGFVEFLAACPTNWRMNALDANARVDNEMIPCFPLGIHKDVAGEAQ from the coding sequence ATGCAGGAAGTACTGGCCTACAAATCCCCGGATATTCTGGCGGATGTGCCCACACATTTCTGTCCGGGCTGCCATCACGGCATTGTACACAAGATGCTGGCCTCCGGACTGGAAGACGCCGGGCTGGCTCAGAAAAGCATATGCGTGGCTGCAATCGGCTGCGGAGCCTTTATCTACAACTACGTACTGGTGGATACCCTGGAAGCTCCCCATGGAAGGGCTCCGGCAGTGGCCACCGGGGTCAAGAGAAGCTCACCGGACAGCCTGGTGCTGGTCTATCAGGGAGACGGGGACCTGGCCTCCATCGGCCTGGCCGAGATCATGCACGCCGCCAACCGGGGGGAAAAGATCACCGTGGTCTACGTGAACAACACCGTCTACGGTATGACCGGGGGGCAGATGGCCCCCACAACCATGCTGGGTCAGAAAACCACCACCACCCCTCTGGGCAGACAGTCCGGGTCTGATGGTTATCCCATGCAGATGACCGAGATAATGTCCAGGCTGCAGGGGGTGAGTTTTGCAGCAAGGGTGGCGGTAAACAACATTAAGAATCTGAAAAAGGCCAAAAAAGCCCTGCGCAGAGCCTTTGAGGTCCAGGAGCAGGGTCTTGGCTTCGGTTTTGTAGAGTTTCTGGCCGCCTGTCCCACCAACTGGCGCATGAATGCCCTGGATGCCAATGCCCGGGTGGACAATGAGATGATACCCTGCTTTCCCCTGGGGATACACAAGGATGTTGCAGGAGAAGCACAATGA
- a CDS encoding 3-methyl-2-oxobutanoate dehydrogenase subunit VorB, with product MSRIFVKGNEAIARGAVDAGCRCYFGYPITPQNDIPEYLSRVLPASGGEFIQAESEIAAANMLLGAGACGVRAMTSSSSPGISLKQEAISYMAGSDLPGVIVNISRGGPGLGDIGPSQGDYFQAVKGGGHGDYRQIVLAPGSVQEAYDLTFEAFDLAFEYRNPVMILGDAILGQMMEPIDTREPAGPDPQEAASWRLEGSGERSPRIIRSLRLAEGTLGRHNQDLQEKYIKARKECRHEEFLTSDARLVVVAFGSIGRIVKSTVRKLRKEGHMVGLLRPITLFPFPAPALQDLARQGKRFMTIEHNMGQMVEDVRLSICGLAESGFYGHLPGNLPTPEDFEEPILKELTG from the coding sequence ATGTCTAGGATATTCGTCAAGGGCAACGAGGCCATCGCCAGGGGGGCTGTGGACGCCGGCTGCAGGTGCTATTTCGGCTACCCCATAACTCCCCAGAACGACATACCCGAGTATCTGTCCAGGGTCCTGCCCGCATCAGGAGGGGAGTTCATCCAGGCCGAAAGCGAGATCGCAGCGGCCAACATGCTTCTGGGGGCAGGGGCCTGCGGGGTGCGGGCCATGACTTCATCCTCAAGCCCGGGCATATCCCTGAAGCAGGAGGCCATATCCTACATGGCCGGCAGCGATCTGCCCGGGGTCATCGTAAATATCAGCCGGGGCGGGCCGGGACTCGGGGATATTGGTCCTTCCCAGGGGGATTATTTCCAGGCGGTCAAGGGCGGGGGCCACGGGGACTACCGCCAGATTGTGCTGGCCCCGGGCAGTGTGCAGGAGGCTTATGATCTGACTTTTGAGGCCTTTGACCTGGCTTTTGAATACCGCAATCCGGTAATGATCCTTGGGGACGCCATCCTGGGTCAGATGATGGAGCCCATTGACACCCGGGAGCCAGCCGGTCCGGATCCCCAGGAGGCGGCCTCCTGGAGGCTTGAAGGCTCGGGGGAGCGCAGTCCCCGTATCATCCGGTCCCTGCGCCTGGCCGAGGGTACTCTGGGCAGGCACAACCAGGACCTGCAGGAAAAGTATATAAAGGCCCGCAAAGAATGCCGGCATGAAGAGTTTTTAACCTCTGACGCCCGGCTTGTGGTGGTGGCTTTCGGTTCCATTGGGCGCATTGTCAAGTCTACAGTGCGTAAGCTGCGTAAAGAGGGCCATATGGTGGGGCTTCTGCGTCCCATAACCCTTTTTCCTTTTCCTGCGCCTGCTCTGCAGGATCTGGCCCGCCAGGGCAAACGCTTTATGACCATTGAGCACAATATGGGCCAGATGGTGGAGGATGTGCGTCTGTCCATCTGCGGGCTTGCTGAAAGCGGTTTTTATGGACACCTGCCGGGCAACCTGCCTACCCCTGAGGATTTCGAGGAGCCCATACTCAAGGAACTTACAGGATAA
- a CDS encoding 4Fe-4S dicluster domain-containing protein — MSRVIIREERCKGCLLCTLVCPVDMLEQADRPNRQGYKVIRVKNQDMSVCKGCGFCAEICPDEVFVVYRSKKDRAGAENLEEEHV, encoded by the coding sequence ATGTCCAGGGTGATAATTCGCGAGGAAAGGTGCAAAGGGTGCCTTCTGTGTACCCTTGTTTGCCCGGTGGATATGCTGGAGCAGGCGGACAGGCCCAACAGGCAGGGGTACAAGGTGATCCGGGTGAAGAACCAGGATATGAGCGTGTGCAAAGGATGCGGGTTCTGTGCCGAGATATGTCCCGACGAGGTGTTTGTGGTCTACCGCAGTAAAAAGGACAGGGCCGGCGCTGAAAACCTGGAGGAAGAGCATGTCTAG